Below is a genomic region from Candidatus Anaeroferrophillus wilburensis.
TCCGGCCTGGCGCCATAGCGGCGATAAACAGCCAATGCCAGCCCGACTAGCGCAAGAACGCCAACCACATCGAGGATGAACGAAACGAGTCCGGCAGCCAGGGGTGGCAGGGTAAAAAAGAACGCCTGGGCAAAAACCACAAAGAGGAAAGGAACCAAAAATCCGAAGAAGATAAACAGGTGCATAATCCCGGGATTACCTTCCTCAAGAATGCGATCATGGCCCACAACAGAAGACAAAACCATGGCGAAGCGACGCGAACGATCTCCCGAACGTTCTTCAGCTTCACCAATCTTCCAAACAGACCATTTTCTGGCAATACCGTAGATGAGGACCACTGTAAAAAACAGCAGAACCAGCACATCCATAGAATTCAGCATAACCTACTTCCCTTCAATAACACTTATTGAAAATCTCTGCCCTGAGCACCTAAGCCAGTATTAGAAAGCAAAATTCACGCCAGCATCAAACAAATAGCAGCACAAAAGACTGAATAGTTATTCATAAAAGGACAGCCACCCAATACCTAAAAAAAATCTCCTTGTCAAGGGCCTATAAAAACATTTTACCATCATGCCGGGTAAAGGATGTTTTTCAGTTAACGTTAACTGAGGAATAATGGCAAAAAAAGACGCCTTGGCAACCCCACAGACGTCGCGTCATTTATCACAAAGCCCATTTCAGTGTCAAGGTTTTTTTCACCTCGCCAAAGGGCAAAATCGCCGGAAGAGGCAGATATCATTTAGATAAAATAGCCCAGAGAAAGCCTTTAACGTGGCCGGACATTACCAACTCAAAGGAGTATCTGTATATTATAAATAGTGTTTTACTTAACTGGTGCAACACCTAAATCAGGGGATGAGCAAAATGCTCAATTTTTCACCAACAGCGGAAAAATTTCACCAGTCTCAGCGGTTCCGTTCTCTCTTTCCAGGAAGAGCAGTAACCCAGAGGCGATGAAGTGCGTGGCAGTAGCCCCTTTCGAAAACCGAATGGATGCCGCCAATAAAAAACCCACCATGAGCACATCTGGTGGGCCTGCTTTTCCTGCCCTCAGCAACCGGGGACTGGTACAAGTTAAGCTGTCACGAAGGGCAAACAACGGTCATGTCTTGTAGATTTCAACATTGAAGGTTTTTATCCACTGTTGCCGCAAGACTTTTTTAGCCGCCTGGATATCATCCACCTCAATAATCAGAATGGCATCATCACCTTTCAAAGTTATAAAAGGATAAAGAGTCTCCACATTGACCCCACCCTCCTTGAGGGCTCGCAGTACCACATTGAGCCCCCCGGGATGATCCGGAGTCCCAATCGCGATAACCTCCCGGGTATCCACGGTAAAACCATTGGCCTGCAGGACGTTGCATGCCTGATCGGGGCTGTCGACAATGGCATTGAGCAGTGGGGGGGACACCACGGCTGAAGCCATGATCCCTTTTATATTGATGTGCTCCTTCTCCAATATCTCACAGACCTGGTTAAGCCGGCCGGGGGTATTATCGATAGTTATGGTAAGTTGAGTAATTGACATGGTTCCTTCCTTTACATTAAGAATAACTTACAAGAACTGCAGAGTGCAAAAGTTCTAATCATCCCGGTTGGTATCAATGAAATCATACCCTTTGGCAACGGCTGCACAACTGGCTTTGGCCAGAGCGGGTTTTTTCCCCATGAGGAATTCGATGCTTTCAAAAACATAATCCAGCGAAAGGATGGTACTGAGCTTTACCAGCCCACCAAGAACAATCATATTTACCGAACGTTCGTTGCCCATTTCCCTGGCCATATCGTTGGCCGGCATGGGATACATCTCAATATCACCACGGAAAGGAACATCGTCAACAATCGACGAGTTGTAAAGCAGTTGGCCTCCCGAAACCAGCCTGCTGATGAAGGCCACGGTGGAAGGCTGATTCATGGCCACCACCAGATCAGGCGCCGATGCCACCGGCGAGGCAATTTCTTCATCACCAATACTGACGGTACAGTTTGCTGTGCCACCACGCATGGCAGCCCCATACGCCGGCAGATAGGTCGCATGATAGCCTTGGAACATGGCCGCGTTGCCCAGCACGTTGCCAAGAGTCAACACGCCCTGGCCGCCGGAGCCGGCACAAAGTATTTTCAAGATCATCCTTTTGTCTTCCTCTTCTCTTCCCGTTTATCAGTTAGCAGCCCGGGTTTGTACTCTTTTGACATCTCCTCCTCGATCCACTTGCAGGATTGAACAGGAGTCATTTTCCAGTTGGTGGGACACGGAGAAAGTACTTCAACAATGGAATATCCCAACCCATCAATCTGGGTTTGGAAGGCATTTGTAATCGCTTTTTTGGTTTTTCTGATGCCACCGGGAGTTGACAGGGTTACGCGTTCAGCATACACCACCCCAGGAAAGGCAGCCACCACATCGGTGATATGTAACGGGTAACCATCAAATTCAGGATCACGACCGATGGGGCTGGTGGTGGTATTCTGGCCGATAATGGTGGTTGGAGCCATCTGGCCGCCGGTCATGCCATAGACCGCGTTATTGATAAACACGACGGTCATATTCTCACCCCGATTGGCGG
It encodes:
- a CDS encoding amino acid-binding protein, producing MSITQLTITIDNTPGRLNQVCEILEKEHINIKGIMASAVVSPPLLNAIVDSPDQACNVLQANGFTVDTREVIAIGTPDHPGGLNVVLRALKEGGVNVETLYPFITLKGDDAILIIEVDDIQAAKKVLRQQWIKTFNVEIYKT
- a CDS encoding 2-oxoacid:acceptor oxidoreductase family protein; the protein is MILKILCAGSGGQGVLTLGNVLGNAAMFQGYHATYLPAYGAAMRGGTANCTVSIGDEEIASPVASAPDLVVAMNQPSTVAFISRLVSGGQLLYNSSIVDDVPFRGDIEMYPMPANDMAREMGNERSVNMIVLGGLVKLSTILSLDYVFESIEFLMGKKPALAKASCAAVAKGYDFIDTNRDD
- a CDS encoding 2-oxoglutarate oxidoreductase; amino-acid sequence: MKLKNKWPKYYKQDVVTHYCPGCGHGIVHRIVAEVLEELDVGKRALLVCPAGCAVLAYHYFDIDVIESAHGRGTAIATGAKRANPNLFVISYQGDGDLSAIGTAETIHSANRGENMTVVFINNAVYGMTGGQMAPTTIIGQNTTTSPIGRDPEFDGYPLHITDVVAAFPGVVYAERVTLSTPGGIRKTKKAITNAFQTQIDGLGYSIVEVLSPCPTNWKMTPVQSCKWIEEEMSKEYKPGLLTDKREEKRKTKG